A genomic region of Hydrogenovibrio crunogenus contains the following coding sequences:
- the glnD gene encoding [protein-PII] uridylyltransferase has protein sequence MATLSDKQASPHSPSFVYNLDHEDRNTSLKSGRAVLTDFNEQQFVKFDKGCSIETLLKERTSFIDQLLKKIWEHFFSKEECEQLTLVAVGGYGRGELQPYSDIDLLILGENFADLQPKIVEFITYLWDIGFEVGHAVRNLEDCIEAGREDVTTATNLLEARWLAGKYEQFLSLQNLFNLKSFWPSHEFFQAKLEEQEKRHKRYNNTLYQLEPNIKESPGGLRDIQTILWVAKRHFGASSLQELMQHNFIALQEYKEIQAAYLYLNRIRFALHRLKKRHEDRLLFDHQQQLAELLNHDDRPEHNDSIKAVEAFMKPYYRNAHIVARLNEILLQHFKEEIYHFSEDKIEPINPRFRIINNYLDVVKENLFAKNPTALLEIFIIIENYQHLIQGIRSRTIRLIRNHLHLIDDQFRSDPINKALFIEIFRQPKGVNAAVKRMYAYGILGAYLPSFKKITGLMQFNIFHAYTVDEHTILVIRNLRRFFIKQHAYEFPTAHQIATQLCKPEILLLAGLFHDIAKGRNGAHEKLGAVDAKAFSQKHNLNKNDTDLLSWLVLRHLDFSYVAQKKDLSDPEIIQQFAEKVGTQQRLDYLYLLTLADVRSTSDEVWNDWKNQLFLQLYHNTTQALDSSSSQPRDRVKQAIFNKEKASELLKKRGLIPMHFQGFWQAFEQTDFFNRQSAAEIARITRVLFEEDHEAINIHLQPTTSRGATELIIYMHDRDYLFAQFTQIIDKLDLNIVEAKIYSGEDDMTLVIIYLLNRESTSITDPMILAEIEETLKHQLFLKDDTTPPTQPEPRRIRVFEMPTHIQFQEINEELTELSISTKDIPGLLAKIGQAFKSCKIRVHDAKINTVGEKAEDTFMISSTTNESIHTRHSQEELKQALLNNIEQ, from the coding sequence ATGGCAACCTTATCAGACAAGCAAGCTTCACCTCACTCTCCAAGCTTTGTCTATAACCTAGACCATGAAGACCGAAATACCTCATTAAAAAGTGGTCGCGCCGTATTGACAGACTTCAATGAGCAACAGTTTGTAAAATTCGACAAGGGTTGCTCAATCGAAACGCTGCTCAAAGAAAGAACATCTTTCATTGATCAACTGCTTAAAAAGATTTGGGAACATTTTTTCTCCAAAGAAGAGTGTGAACAGCTTACACTTGTGGCTGTCGGTGGTTATGGGCGGGGTGAACTCCAACCTTACTCAGACATTGACTTATTGATTTTGGGTGAAAATTTTGCCGATTTACAACCCAAAATAGTTGAATTCATCACTTATCTTTGGGACATTGGTTTTGAGGTTGGTCATGCAGTACGAAACCTGGAAGACTGCATTGAAGCTGGTCGAGAAGATGTCACCACAGCCACGAATTTACTGGAAGCAAGATGGCTTGCGGGAAAGTATGAACAGTTCCTGTCGTTACAAAACCTGTTTAACCTAAAATCATTTTGGCCCAGCCATGAGTTTTTCCAAGCCAAGCTGGAAGAACAGGAAAAACGCCACAAGCGCTACAATAATACCTTGTATCAGCTTGAACCCAACATCAAAGAAAGCCCGGGCGGATTGAGAGACATTCAGACCATTCTTTGGGTTGCAAAAAGACACTTTGGTGCCAGCTCATTGCAAGAGCTGATGCAACACAACTTCATCGCTTTACAGGAATATAAAGAAATCCAAGCGGCTTATCTTTATTTAAACCGTATTCGATTCGCATTACATCGTTTGAAAAAACGCCATGAAGACCGCTTGTTATTCGATCACCAACAGCAATTGGCTGAATTACTCAACCATGATGACCGACCTGAACACAATGATAGCATAAAAGCAGTTGAAGCCTTTATGAAGCCCTACTATCGAAATGCGCATATCGTGGCCAGACTGAATGAAATTTTATTACAGCATTTTAAAGAAGAAATCTATCACTTCTCTGAAGACAAAATCGAACCGATCAACCCACGCTTTCGCATCATCAACAATTATCTGGATGTGGTGAAAGAGAATCTTTTTGCCAAAAACCCAACGGCACTGCTTGAGATTTTCATCATTATTGAAAATTACCAGCACCTAATTCAAGGCATTCGATCTCGCACCATTCGTTTGATTCGAAACCACCTACACTTAATTGACGACCAGTTTCGGTCAGACCCAATCAATAAGGCGCTATTTATCGAGATTTTTCGTCAACCCAAAGGGGTAAATGCGGCCGTCAAACGTATGTATGCTTATGGCATTCTAGGAGCATATCTACCAAGTTTTAAGAAAATAACCGGCTTGATGCAGTTTAATATCTTTCACGCTTACACAGTAGACGAACATACCATTCTCGTGATTCGAAATCTGAGACGGTTTTTCATTAAACAACATGCCTACGAATTTCCAACCGCACATCAGATCGCAACCCAACTATGTAAGCCAGAAATCTTACTGCTTGCCGGTTTGTTTCATGACATCGCCAAAGGCCGTAATGGCGCCCATGAAAAACTAGGAGCGGTAGACGCCAAAGCATTCAGTCAAAAACACAACCTGAACAAAAACGACACCGACTTACTCAGCTGGTTGGTTTTACGGCACCTGGACTTTTCTTATGTTGCCCAGAAAAAAGATCTTTCCGATCCAGAAATTATTCAGCAATTTGCCGAAAAAGTCGGCACACAACAACGACTGGATTATCTGTACCTGTTAACCCTTGCCGATGTCAGATCAACCTCGGATGAAGTTTGGAACGACTGGAAAAACCAACTTTTCTTACAGCTATATCACAATACCACCCAAGCATTAGACAGCTCTTCAAGCCAACCTAGAGATCGGGTAAAACAAGCCATTTTCAACAAAGAAAAAGCCAGTGAATTGTTGAAAAAAAGAGGCTTAATTCCAATGCACTTCCAAGGATTTTGGCAAGCGTTTGAGCAAACCGATTTTTTCAATCGTCAAAGCGCGGCAGAAATTGCTCGAATTACCCGAGTGCTTTTTGAAGAAGATCATGAAGCGATTAATATTCATCTTCAACCCACCACTTCTCGTGGCGCGACCGAATTAATTATTTACATGCATGATCGTGACTATCTATTCGCCCAGTTCACTCAAATCATAGACAAACTTGACCTGAATATTGTGGAAGCCAAAATCTATTCAGGTGAAGATGATATGACACTGGTCATTATCTATCTCTTAAACCGAGAAAGTACCAGTATTACCGATCCGATGATTTTGGCTGAAATTGAAGAAACATTGAAACATCAACTTTTCTTGAAAGACGACACCACCCCGCCTACTCAACCGGAACCCAGACGTATTCGCGTCTTTGAAATGCCCACGCATATTCAGTTTCAAGAGATTAATGAAGAGCTGACCGAACTAAGCATCAGCACGAAGGACATTCCAGGCCTGCTCGCCAAAATTGGTCAAGCATTCAAGTCCTGTAAAATCCGTGTTCATGATGCCAAAATCAATACCGTGGGGGAAAAGGCTGAAGACACCTTTATGATCAGTTCAACGACGAATGAATCCATTCATACTCGTCACAGCCAGGAAGAATTAAAACAAGCCTTACTGAATAACATTGAACAATAA
- a CDS encoding VOC family protein, translated as MAKVLGFDHVSIIVEDAERALKFYQELLGLERLERPNLGFPGYWLDLLSGQSLHIMQLPNPNEKTTRPEHGGRDYHFALRVDSVAEYEAFLQQNDWVYTKSQSGRKALFIKDLDNNAFELFEV; from the coding sequence ATGGCAAAAGTGTTGGGTTTTGATCATGTCAGTATTATTGTTGAAGATGCTGAAAGGGCGTTGAAATTTTATCAGGAATTGCTTGGATTGGAACGGCTTGAACGACCGAATTTAGGGTTTCCCGGATATTGGTTGGACTTATTGAGCGGACAAAGTCTGCATATCATGCAGCTTCCTAATCCAAATGAAAAAACCACCAGGCCTGAGCATGGCGGGCGAGATTATCACTTTGCTTTGAGGGTGGATTCGGTTGCTGAATATGAAGCTTTTCTACAGCAGAATGATTGGGTGTATACCAAAAGTCAATCGGGTAGAAAAGCCTTATTTATTAAGGATTTGGATAATAATGCTTTTGAGTTGTTTGAAGTTTAA
- the dapD gene encoding 2,3,4,5-tetrahydropyridine-2,6-dicarboxylate N-succinyltransferase codes for MSADLQKVIEEAFERRAEITPKTVDAETKEAINEAIMLLDSGKMRVAEQKGVGDWQVNEWLKKAVLLSFRTEENTVMNSSETRYFDKVPSKFVDWSQADFEQAGIRVVPPAMARRGSFIAPSSVLMPSYVNIGAYVDSGSMVDTWATVGSCAQIGKNVHLSGGVGIGGVLEPLQAAPTIIEDNCFIGARSEVVEGVIVEEGSVISMGVYIGQSTRIYDRETGEIHYGRVPAGSVVVSGNLPSKDGTYSLYCAVIVKKVDAKTLGKVGINELLRDI; via the coding sequence ATGTCAGCAGATTTACAAAAAGTCATTGAAGAAGCCTTTGAGCGTCGTGCCGAAATCACACCAAAAACCGTTGATGCTGAAACCAAAGAAGCCATCAACGAAGCCATCATGCTTTTAGATTCAGGGAAAATGCGTGTTGCAGAGCAAAAAGGCGTAGGTGACTGGCAAGTTAATGAGTGGCTAAAGAAAGCTGTTTTACTGTCTTTCCGTACAGAAGAAAACACGGTTATGAATTCTTCTGAAACACGCTATTTTGATAAAGTGCCTTCAAAATTTGTTGACTGGTCTCAAGCGGATTTTGAACAAGCAGGTATTCGTGTGGTTCCGCCAGCAATGGCTCGCCGTGGATCCTTTATCGCGCCAAGCTCCGTTCTAATGCCATCTTATGTCAATATCGGTGCGTATGTAGATTCAGGTTCAATGGTCGACACCTGGGCGACAGTGGGTTCTTGTGCTCAAATTGGTAAAAATGTTCATCTTTCAGGTGGTGTTGGGATTGGTGGTGTGCTTGAGCCACTTCAAGCCGCTCCGACCATTATTGAAGATAACTGTTTCATTGGCGCTCGCTCTGAAGTGGTTGAAGGCGTCATCGTTGAAGAAGGTTCGGTTATCTCAATGGGTGTATACATCGGTCAATCAACTCGTATCTATGATCGTGAAACAGGTGAAATCCATTATGGTCGTGTTCCTGCAGGTTCGGTTGTTGTTTCCGGAAACCTTCCTTCTAAGGATGGAACTTACAGCCTATACTGTGCGGTCATTGTTAAAAAAGTGGATGCTAAAACACTTGGAAAAGTGGGCATCAATGAATTACTAAGAGATATTTAA
- a CDS encoding Spx/MgsR family RNA polymerase-binding regulatory protein: protein MNKLFGISNCDTVRKAKKWLEANQIDFEYIDFRKDQFSKEDIEAWLKKISFEDIVNQRSKAWKALTDEQKHDLIENKQFALLLDTPTLIKRPVLQTSETILFGFKEAQYQEQFA, encoded by the coding sequence ATGAATAAACTATTCGGTATTTCAAATTGTGACACGGTTCGCAAAGCGAAAAAATGGCTTGAAGCAAACCAGATTGATTTTGAATACATCGATTTTCGAAAAGATCAATTTTCCAAAGAAGACATTGAAGCTTGGCTGAAAAAAATCTCCTTTGAAGACATCGTTAACCAGCGCAGCAAAGCATGGAAAGCATTAACAGATGAACAAAAACATGATTTAATAGAAAACAAACAGTTTGCGTTATTACTTGACACCCCAACATTGATTAAACGTCCAGTATTACAAACGTCTGAAACTATCCTCTTCGGATTTAAAGAAGCGCAATATCAAGAACAATTTGCTTAA
- the dapE gene encoding succinyl-diaminopimelate desuccinylase, whose product MSETIQLAQKLIQTESVTPNDNGCQSLIADYLKPLGFEIESMPFGEVENLWARAGTDGPVIVFAGHTDVVPTGPEERWTHPPFSAHIDADGMMYGRGTADMKSSIACFMVATKQFITQYPDFKGSIAYLITSDEEGPAVNGTVKVIEALEARNEKFEYCLVGEPSSSNTLGDSIKNGRRGSLSGHLTVKGIQGHIAYPQLAENPIHTLSPALNDMVNKVWDQGNDYFPPTSFQVSNVHAGTGATNVIPGDCVVDFNFRFSTEQTPESLKAGIHHILDSHQLNYDLDWNLSGLPFITPADGELIQAVSKAIEQEMGAAPELSTGGGTSDGRFIAQTGAQVIELGPLNDTIHKIDERVSVSDLEKLTQIYLNTLINILVK is encoded by the coding sequence ATGTCAGAAACCATTCAACTTGCTCAAAAGCTGATTCAAACTGAATCGGTCACGCCAAATGACAACGGCTGCCAAAGCCTTATCGCCGATTACTTAAAGCCACTTGGCTTTGAAATCGAATCAATGCCTTTTGGTGAGGTCGAAAATTTATGGGCAAGAGCAGGCACAGATGGACCGGTTATCGTTTTTGCAGGCCATACGGATGTCGTTCCAACCGGACCGGAAGAACGATGGACACACCCCCCTTTCTCTGCGCACATTGATGCCGATGGCATGATGTACGGACGCGGCACCGCTGATATGAAAAGTAGCATCGCCTGTTTTATGGTGGCAACCAAACAATTCATCACACAATATCCAGATTTTAAAGGTTCGATCGCCTACCTTATTACCAGCGACGAAGAAGGCCCAGCGGTCAATGGAACCGTAAAAGTCATAGAAGCTTTGGAAGCCCGTAATGAAAAGTTTGAATATTGCCTGGTCGGAGAACCTTCCAGCAGCAATACATTAGGGGATTCAATTAAAAACGGACGCAGAGGTTCCTTAAGCGGACATTTGACAGTAAAAGGAATTCAAGGGCATATTGCTTATCCGCAACTGGCTGAAAATCCGATCCATACCCTTTCGCCTGCCTTAAATGACATGGTAAACAAGGTTTGGGATCAAGGGAATGATTACTTCCCACCGACGTCGTTTCAGGTTTCCAACGTGCATGCCGGAACAGGCGCAACCAATGTAATTCCTGGGGATTGTGTCGTTGACTTTAATTTCCGTTTTTCAACCGAGCAAACACCGGAAAGTTTAAAAGCAGGCATTCATCACATCTTAGACTCACATCAACTCAACTATGATTTGGATTGGAATTTATCAGGACTACCCTTTATCACGCCTGCAGATGGTGAGTTAATCCAAGCGGTCTCAAAAGCAATCGAACAGGAAATGGGAGCGGCTCCCGAACTTTCTACTGGTGGTGGCACCTCAGATGGTCGCTTTATTGCGCAGACAGGGGCACAAGTGATTGAATTAGGGCCTTTAAATGATACCATTCATAAAATAGATGAACGTGTCAGCGTATCCGATTTAGAAAAATTAACTCAAATCTATCTCAACACCCTGATTAACATATTGGTGAAGTAA
- a CDS encoding Crp/Fnr family transcriptional regulator, translating into MAKAAESQLISESVLGSDLTQEDCEILSEIVKQKNLTKEEVLFEPDTLDGNLYILVEGKLDILKVINPNKTIHINTLKKGSLIGELSFIDGIAHTMRLQARNEATVLIIHRDEFETLGEHNPKLMFNVMKSILRFSHHLQRRMLQENLEMLRLVQSEYMTQY; encoded by the coding sequence ATGGCAAAAGCCGCTGAAAGCCAATTGATTTCTGAATCCGTACTGGGTTCAGATTTAACGCAAGAAGATTGTGAAATCTTGTCCGAGATTGTAAAACAAAAAAATCTGACAAAAGAAGAAGTGCTTTTCGAACCAGATACGCTGGATGGTAATCTGTATATCCTAGTAGAAGGTAAACTGGACATCTTAAAGGTGATCAATCCTAACAAGACCATTCACATCAACACCTTGAAAAAAGGCTCTTTAATTGGTGAATTAAGCTTTATCGATGGCATTGCGCATACCATGCGCTTACAAGCTCGTAATGAGGCAACGGTTCTGATTATTCACCGTGATGAGTTTGAAACGCTCGGCGAGCACAATCCTAAACTCATGTTCAATGTCATGAAATCCATCCTTCGATTCTCGCACCATTTACAACGCAGAATGCTGCAGGAAAACCTAGAGATGTTACGTCTCGTCCAAAGTGAGTATATGACGCAATATTAA
- a CDS encoding sodium-dependent transporter, whose translation MAQLKVSAQLWTSQTVFIMAAIGSAVGLGNLWKFPYITGENGGGAFVLVYLLCIVLIGLPILIAEISLGRAGQANPPQAMANIVKTTGANKLWVFLGFNAVLGGLLILSFYAVIAGWGVAYFIESISGAFIDMNAAQAQSHFDQFVSNPLAVLFWHTIVMLLTVLIVVKGVRSGIERAINIMMPGLLIILLILLGYATTTGAFSQSFEFLFKPNFSALTSESVLIALGHAFFTLSLGFGTMMVYGSYLPKNYSIVKASMWIVIADTVIALIAGLVIFSIVFGNGLEAGSGPGLLFETLPIAFGQMSGGWFFGTLFFGMVVFAALSSSISMIEPAISWLEQNWGYTRKKAAWLLGGFAWLLGLGSVFSFNLWKGQTFLEDKTFFESIDFLTSNIMLPLGGMFTALFVGWVWTLQQRNNETGMPPKWSGVYSVIVKWVAPILVFIVFFESVTG comes from the coding sequence ATGGCGCAGTTAAAAGTTTCGGCGCAGTTATGGACATCACAAACTGTTTTTATTATGGCCGCAATTGGCTCTGCCGTTGGGTTAGGGAATCTATGGAAATTTCCGTATATAACCGGCGAAAACGGTGGTGGAGCCTTTGTTTTAGTTTATTTATTGTGTATTGTCCTTATCGGGTTGCCTATTTTAATTGCCGAAATCAGTTTGGGGCGCGCCGGTCAGGCGAATCCCCCTCAAGCAATGGCCAATATTGTTAAAACCACTGGTGCGAATAAACTCTGGGTGTTTTTAGGGTTTAATGCTGTTTTAGGTGGTTTATTGATTTTATCATTTTATGCGGTGATTGCAGGATGGGGGGTTGCGTATTTCATTGAAAGCATTTCCGGCGCTTTTATAGATATGAATGCGGCTCAGGCTCAAAGTCATTTTGATCAGTTCGTATCGAATCCATTAGCGGTTTTATTTTGGCATACGATTGTGATGCTACTAACCGTTTTGATTGTAGTGAAAGGGGTTCGCAGTGGTATTGAAAGAGCCATCAATATCATGATGCCCGGCCTGTTGATTATTTTATTGATTCTATTGGGATATGCTACCACTACAGGGGCCTTTTCACAGAGTTTTGAATTCCTGTTTAAACCTAATTTTTCTGCTTTGACCAGCGAATCGGTTCTAATTGCGTTAGGACATGCTTTTTTCACCTTGAGTTTAGGGTTTGGAACCATGATGGTTTATGGGTCTTATTTGCCGAAGAATTATTCGATTGTTAAAGCCAGTATGTGGATTGTGATCGCAGATACCGTGATTGCGTTGATTGCAGGCCTGGTTATTTTTTCCATTGTGTTTGGTAATGGATTGGAAGCCGGATCAGGCCCTGGCTTGTTGTTTGAAACATTACCGATTGCCTTTGGCCAAATGAGTGGCGGGTGGTTTTTTGGAACCTTGTTTTTTGGCATGGTGGTTTTCGCAGCATTAAGCTCTTCTATTTCGATGATTGAGCCTGCCATCAGTTGGTTAGAGCAGAATTGGGGGTATACACGTAAAAAAGCCGCCTGGTTGCTTGGTGGATTTGCCTGGCTCTTAGGGCTAGGAAGTGTCTTTTCCTTTAATCTCTGGAAAGGACAGACCTTTTTGGAAGATAAAACATTCTTTGAAAGCATCGACTTTTTAACTTCCAATATTATGTTGCCACTAGGGGGCATGTTTACTGCGTTGTTTGTGGGTTGGGTTTGGACACTTCAGCAGAGAAATAACGAGACGGGGATGCCGCCGAAATGGTCTGGTGTTTATTCTGTGATTGTGAAGTGGGTTGCGCCGATTCTGGTCTTTATTGTCTTTTTCGAAAGCGTCACGGGCTAA
- the murB gene encoding UDP-N-acetylmuramate dehydrogenase codes for MHIHANYSLKNRNTFKIDIKTQYFVEITKQSDIPVLRSDIKLAALPWIILGGGSNILFTQDLEKVIVTCKFDKIKVMKEDEDNIWISVGAGLPWQEFVEYTVKKGYWGLENLALIPGTVGAAPVQNIGAYGSEARDTITRVQTLNLFTGERREFRNTECHFGYRTSIFKQEHENRLLVHRVTFRLRKAHAGHPNLVYDPLKEAIQHHFPSMENLTPEDVFNTVTKIRQEKIPDPRIYGNAGSFFKNPLITEQYFKELCKIHGEVPHHQTVNNEYKIPAAWLIEKTGWKGRKMKNAAVSEKHALVLVNLGDAKGCEVVHLAEAIQEDVDHKFGIHLEREVIIMK; via the coding sequence ATGCATATTCACGCTAATTATTCCCTGAAAAACAGAAACACGTTTAAGATCGACATCAAAACCCAATATTTTGTCGAAATCACCAAACAGTCTGATATTCCTGTTTTACGGTCGGATATCAAGTTAGCTGCCCTACCCTGGATCATACTGGGAGGAGGAAGTAATATTCTGTTCACACAAGACCTTGAAAAGGTCATCGTGACCTGTAAATTCGACAAAATCAAAGTCATGAAAGAAGACGAAGATAATATCTGGATTTCTGTCGGCGCAGGTCTGCCTTGGCAAGAATTTGTTGAATATACCGTTAAAAAGGGGTATTGGGGACTTGAGAACCTGGCGCTTATTCCTGGCACCGTCGGGGCAGCCCCGGTTCAAAACATTGGTGCTTATGGCTCTGAAGCCAGGGATACAATTACACGCGTACAAACCCTGAACTTATTTACGGGCGAACGCCGGGAGTTTAGAAACACTGAATGTCATTTTGGTTATCGCACCAGTATCTTTAAACAGGAACATGAAAACCGATTATTGGTTCACAGAGTCACATTTCGTTTAAGAAAAGCACATGCCGGTCACCCAAACCTAGTCTACGATCCTCTAAAAGAAGCCATACAACACCATTTCCCTTCCATGGAAAATTTAACGCCAGAAGACGTCTTTAACACCGTCACCAAAATTCGTCAGGAAAAGATTCCAGATCCTCGTATTTATGGTAATGCCGGCAGTTTCTTTAAAAACCCTCTTATCACAGAACAATATTTTAAAGAACTCTGTAAGATTCATGGAGAAGTACCACATCACCAAACCGTCAACAATGAATATAAAATTCCTGCCGCTTGGTTGATTGAAAAAACAGGCTGGAAAGGTCGTAAAATGAAAAATGCGGCTGTATCCGAAAAACATGCCCTAGTGCTGGTCAATCTTGGCGATGCCAAAGGGTGTGAAGTCGTGCACCTGGCTGAAGCGATTCAAGAAGATGTCGATCACAAATTCGGCATCCATTTAGAGCGAGAAGTCATCATTATGAAATAA
- a CDS encoding mechanosensitive ion channel family protein has protein sequence MLQMIQGLLTGFLGGVTSIETTLLLNVSSDSLTTVFENFTNNSLGQLVSLFPETWRFLVELFGGQVWFMLLVLILSITFLIDLVFRLVVNFIDYLLDKRKKRFLQTIPKSLTSPISFYIWLSGSVLALTTIMNQFKLFLELIPYISSFKSTLGVIAVAWFSVRWVHRIEIYLKRLERKDKRWDSVTVEAAGKVFRLTVFIITALFVLSSLGVNLTGLIAFGGMGGIAVGFAAKDMVSNVLGGLMLYWDKPFVVGDWIRSPEKEIEGTVENIGWRITIVRTFDKRPLYIPNGTFSNITIENPSRMQYRRIKETVGVRYCDVKSVANITADIRKMLQEHPEIASDETLIVNFNMYNQSTLDILIYTFTKTTVWVKFHEVKEDVLLKVADIVEAHGAEMAFPTRTLYVEDAVKVEGVTEKSDEAVKA, from the coding sequence ATGTTGCAAATGATTCAGGGGTTGCTTACTGGCTTTCTGGGAGGAGTCACTAGTATTGAAACTACTTTGCTTTTAAATGTTAGCAGTGATTCGTTGACGACAGTATTTGAAAATTTTACCAATAATAGTTTGGGGCAATTAGTTAGTCTGTTTCCAGAAACCTGGCGCTTCCTAGTTGAGTTGTTTGGCGGCCAAGTCTGGTTTATGTTGCTGGTACTGATTTTATCGATCACATTTCTTATCGATTTAGTTTTCAGGTTGGTCGTGAACTTTATTGATTACCTGTTAGATAAGCGTAAAAAGCGTTTCTTACAAACGATTCCAAAATCATTGACCAGTCCAATTTCGTTTTATATCTGGTTGTCAGGTTCCGTATTAGCTTTAACAACGATTATGAATCAATTCAAATTGTTCTTAGAGTTAATTCCTTATATCTCGAGCTTTAAATCCACTTTAGGTGTGATTGCGGTAGCTTGGTTTTCTGTTCGATGGGTTCACCGAATTGAGATCTACTTGAAGCGCTTAGAGAGAAAAGATAAGCGTTGGGACTCAGTGACGGTTGAGGCAGCAGGTAAAGTGTTTAGGCTCACTGTTTTTATCATAACAGCGTTATTTGTTCTGAGTTCTTTAGGGGTTAATTTAACCGGGTTAATTGCCTTTGGTGGTATGGGGGGCATTGCCGTTGGTTTTGCAGCCAAAGACATGGTGAGTAACGTGTTGGGTGGATTAATGCTTTATTGGGACAAACCTTTTGTCGTCGGTGATTGGATTCGATCACCTGAAAAGGAAATCGAGGGCACCGTCGAGAATATAGGGTGGCGTATCACCATTGTCAGAACCTTTGATAAACGTCCGCTTTATATTCCGAATGGTACTTTCAGCAATATCACGATAGAGAATCCTTCTCGCATGCAATATCGTCGTATTAAAGAAACCGTGGGGGTGCGTTATTGCGATGTGAAGTCGGTCGCGAATATCACCGCGGATATTCGAAAAATGTTACAAGAACATCCTGAAATTGCCAGTGATGAAACCTTGATCGTAAATTTTAATATGTACAACCAATCCACATTGGATATTCTGATCTATACGTTTACCAAAACTACCGTTTGGGTCAAGTTTCACGAAGTTAAAGAGGATGTTTTGTTAAAGGTGGCAGACATTGTTGAAGCACATGGTGCTGAGATGGCATTTCCTACGCGTACACTCTATGTTGAAGATGCCGTTAAGGTTGAAGGGGTTACAGAAAAGTCAGATGAGGCTGTAAAAGCTTGA